A region from the Nonlabens sp. YIK11 genome encodes:
- a CDS encoding lysozyme yields the protein MRLNNEGLEHIKKWESFRNHPYIPVKGDRPTIGYGNTFYADGTPVKMTDNPITLEQGETLLKLIVKQFEGVVNRYVTSDINQNQFNALVSFTYNVGSANFRRSTLLKKINNNPNDPSIEYQFKRWNKASGRVLKGLTRRRNSEAYYYFTPITDCPNILS from the coding sequence ATGAGATTAAATAATGAAGGATTAGAACACATAAAAAAATGGGAAAGTTTTAGAAATCACCCATATATACCAGTTAAAGGTGATAGACCAACCATAGGATATGGGAACACCTTTTACGCTGATGGTACACCAGTTAAAATGACTGATAACCCTATCACATTAGAACAAGGTGAAACCCTTCTAAAACTGATTGTAAAGCAGTTTGAAGGTGTGGTAAACAGATATGTTACAAGTGATATAAACCAGAACCAGTTTAACGCCCTAGTATCATTTACTTATAACGTTGGTTCAGCTAATTTTAGAAGAAGCACATTACTAAAGAAGATAAATAATAATCCAAATGACCCATCTATAGAATACCAATTCAAAAGATGGAATAAAGCATCTGGTAGAGTATTGAAAGGACTTACCAGAAGAAGAAATAGTGAAGCATATTACTATTTCACACCAATAACAGATTGCCCAAATATCCTATCATAA
- a CDS encoding PBSX family phage terminase large subunit, giving the protein MKVTRAFNKIAAIQDRIRVIQGAGGSSKTYSILQCIIILCAKAKRPLTISIVSESFPHLRRGAAKDLIDILQDNGLYDEKNHNKTNNYYKLNGCTIEWFGVEDGSKLRGARRDILFVNEANNINREAFTQLSIRTKEFIFLDYNPSHLSWIKDYIKEDKSNFVKLSYLDNEFLSSAVIEDYNAAIKKAEAGSSYWKNFVAVYVYGEEGQVDGCIYEYEKIEGVPSDAKYLGAGLDFGWNDPNALAKIFLRGERDLIIDESLYKAGLLNNQIVQHIKKDVELAHHIIVCDSARPEIINELRGNGIPAKAVKKGSGSILDGISILQGYNLFVTKRSENLINEFNSYTWEKDNDGEKLNTPIDKHNHGLDAIRYFAMDRLSSTSNNYNTLRWVS; this is encoded by the coding sequence TTGAAGGTAACAAGAGCATTTAATAAAATTGCAGCAATACAAGACAGAATAAGAGTAATACAAGGTGCTGGTGGTTCATCTAAAACCTATAGCATCCTACAGTGCATAATAATTCTTTGTGCTAAGGCAAAAAGACCATTAACCATATCCATAGTATCTGAATCATTTCCACACCTAAGAAGGGGTGCGGCAAAAGATTTGATAGATATTCTTCAAGATAATGGGTTATACGATGAGAAAAACCACAACAAAACCAACAATTATTACAAGCTAAACGGCTGCACCATTGAATGGTTTGGTGTTGAAGATGGTAGTAAGTTAAGAGGTGCAAGAAGGGATATTTTATTTGTCAATGAAGCAAATAATATCAATCGTGAAGCATTTACCCAGCTATCAATAAGAACAAAAGAATTTATTTTTTTAGACTATAACCCTTCACACTTAAGTTGGATTAAAGATTACATAAAAGAAGACAAATCAAACTTTGTTAAGCTTTCCTATCTAGACAATGAATTCCTATCATCAGCAGTAATTGAAGATTATAATGCAGCAATTAAAAAAGCAGAAGCTGGAAGCAGTTACTGGAAAAATTTTGTTGCTGTTTATGTCTATGGTGAAGAAGGTCAAGTGGATGGATGTATCTATGAGTATGAAAAAATTGAAGGTGTACCATCAGATGCTAAATATCTTGGTGCTGGTTTAGATTTTGGATGGAATGACCCTAATGCATTAGCCAAAATATTTCTAAGAGGTGAAAGAGATTTAATTATTGATGAATCGCTTTACAAAGCTGGTTTACTCAATAATCAGATAGTTCAACACATTAAAAAAGATGTCGAATTAGCACATCACATAATTGTTTGTGATTCTGCTAGACCTGAAATAATCAATGAACTAAGAGGTAATGGAATTCCAGCTAAAGCAGTTAAAAAAGGTTCTGGTTCAATCCTAGATGGTATATCAATTCTTCAAGGGTATAACCTATTTGTCACTAAGAGAAGTGAAAATTTAATCAATGAGTTCAACAGTTATACTTGGGAAAAGGATAACGATGGCGAAAAGTTAAATACCCCTATTGATAAGCATAATCACGGATTGGATGCTATCAGATATTTTGCAATGGATAGACTATCCAGCACTTCCAATAATTACAACACTTTAAGATGGGTTAGCTGA
- a CDS encoding pyocin knob domain-containing protein: MSIRIENVDSNYFTLNLTKYPKIYQAIKLGRNNIGIYNIYDTKQQLLESTRYDELILNGNTFSSADSLIDSLIPTLYNGIDNIDVSGSTGEPARVEVINNLSSSSTTKPLSALQGRLLDEKKLEIDGIAVDSGRLGGFLPSDYASASQGTKADSAVQPQDLGTAAITDSTEYATAAQGALADSSIQPDDLGTAALTDSTDYATASQGAKADTALQVSDVIDSLTSTLSNKVLSAAKGKELNDKIITINALLTSDDSTLDEIQELVDFIKQNKEDLDALGIENIAGLVDALAVKLDIDGKAVDSDKLGGKLPSEFATATQGAKADSAVQPENLGSAAFTDSTNYATAAQGVKADSAVQPEDLGDAASTSSSDYATATQGALADSAIQPEDLGSAAFTNSSIYATAAQGTRADSAVQPNQISQFEDGSQLNSRDTENRKRSNHSGTQTANTISDFSTAVASNSAVAANTAKISNANHTGDVTGATALTIGNGKVTNTKIAIGTITNDRLTTMLGNHIKGRLNTNGTAQDLSASQVRDIIGLNTTNYATAAQGALADNSVQRLLEVNTSQTINGSININTNGSIPLTLTRVGVTNVLQSFKADNGTRYLGFNVLDGVFGVGNSVASPSVMPFRVDTNTGKITANGSTSDDWDLAKTAVQRTGKSIQSIDGNIIQQGNQPYYKLTHAATGGDFRNIVAGNTSFIQAGLDNTDDVGNILFTGRNGNTLNSLRVRYQNIDRDIYHTGNFPTSDFATAAQGVKADNSIQYGDKNTNSLSGAITPDFAANKANLLDNVDLNTATRAGWYFVNGGANRPNPASTLYYLQVSTYANLNCVQVAYPYGHSSVGRDIWYRTLFQGSWLTWKKVSTSDEVATTAQGTKADNSVQKTGQTTQSIEGNLSVGGNVTGNKLISTELDVFAENLPTKIGRSASQHIAIQGDSTGNYLTGVGNKNTIFQRDGYARMVFRIDGVQFSTNSNTSRYDLFINESDGFVGINNETPNERLDVIGNVKATNFIGNGSQLTGVATAAQGVKADNAIPKADVSQNRFGTSTTKVVSENALRLTNEYTEFVDARVDYVEDDLLDATQDIDAIFNQNSTQQTSINSNTNRITTLENNQVTDSDLNAQIGRINNIEVTMARRLRWFNNHTTSLTYTTDASDRFKTVIIGDAGTPNVNKVIITNACLQSTEDRVEFEIIGDNQVTFESESGVSLKHNSKLTNKSDGVNARIVVEKGFEKTEILPDGTSWYFRNYFKLSGDLEPIPTTGTGGTPTTYSRILARNVNQQNACDFVSSSTYYLDQNSFSSATFIYSDANANTAAPVGYYTDGNINRYWDGSTLGIDNFCSTNTGGVGFE; encoded by the coding sequence TTTTCTAGTGCTGATAGTTTGATTGATAGTTTGATACCAACATTATACAATGGTATTGACAATATTGATGTTTCTGGTTCTACTGGTGAACCAGCAAGAGTTGAAGTAATTAATAATCTTTCTTCATCTTCAACCACTAAACCACTTTCAGCATTACAAGGAAGGCTATTAGATGAAAAGAAATTAGAAATTGATGGAATAGCAGTTGATTCTGGAAGATTGGGTGGTTTCTTACCAAGTGACTATGCATCAGCTTCACAAGGGACTAAAGCAGATTCTGCTGTTCAACCACAAGATTTGGGTACTGCTGCAATTACTGATTCAACAGAATATGCAACAGCAGCACAAGGTGCCTTAGCTGATTCATCTATACAACCGGATGATTTAGGTACTGCTGCACTTACCGATTCAACAGATTATGCAACAGCATCACAAGGTGCTAAAGCAGATACAGCATTACAAGTATCAGATGTCATTGATAGCCTTACTTCCACCCTATCTAATAAGGTTTTGTCAGCAGCAAAAGGGAAGGAATTAAATGATAAAATAATTACTATAAATGCTCTTCTAACATCAGATGATTCAACCTTAGATGAAATACAAGAACTAGTTGATTTTATAAAACAAAACAAAGAAGATTTAGATGCTTTAGGTATTGAAAACATTGCTGGTTTGGTAGATGCTTTAGCAGTTAAACTTGATATAGATGGAAAAGCAGTTGATTCAGATAAACTTGGTGGTAAACTACCTTCTGAATTTGCAACAGCAACACAAGGTGCTAAAGCTGATTCAGCAGTACAACCAGAAAACCTAGGTAGTGCAGCTTTCACTGATTCTACAAACTATGCTACAGCTGCACAAGGTGTAAAAGCTGATTCAGCAGTACAACCTGAAGATTTAGGTGATGCAGCATCAACAAGTTCATCTGATTATGCCACGGCAACACAAGGTGCCTTAGCTGATTCAGCAATACAACCTGAAGACCTTGGTAGTGCAGCATTCACGAATTCATCAATATATGCTACAGCAGCGCAAGGAACGAGAGCAGATTCTGCTGTGCAACCTAATCAAATATCACAGTTTGAAGATGGTTCACAGCTTAATTCAAGAGATACTGAAAACCGAAAAAGAAGCAATCATAGTGGAACACAAACAGCAAACACTATAAGTGATTTTAGCACCGCTGTTGCTTCCAATTCTGCAGTGGCAGCAAATACTGCTAAAATAAGTAATGCCAACCATACAGGTGATGTAACCGGTGCTACAGCCCTTACGATAGGTAATGGGAAGGTAACAAATACAAAAATTGCAATAGGTACAATTACTAATGATAGGTTAACGACAATGTTGGGAAACCATATTAAAGGAAGACTTAATACTAATGGTACAGCACAAGATTTATCTGCATCACAGGTAAGAGATATTATTGGTTTAAATACCACAAATTATGCAACGGCAGCCCAAGGTGCTTTGGCTGATAATTCCGTACAACGATTACTAGAAGTTAATACTTCTCAAACCATAAATGGGTCTATAAATATTAATACTAATGGGTCTATACCATTAACATTAACTAGAGTCGGAGTTACTAATGTATTACAAAGTTTTAAGGCTGATAATGGAACTAGATATTTAGGTTTTAATGTTTTAGATGGGGTTTTTGGAGTAGGTAATTCTGTTGCTTCTCCAAGTGTTATGCCATTTAGAGTAGATACTAATACTGGAAAAATAACAGCTAATGGTAGTACATCAGATGATTGGGACTTAGCTAAAACCGCAGTACAAAGAACTGGAAAATCTATTCAAAGCATAGATGGTAATATTATACAACAAGGTAATCAACCGTATTATAAATTAACTCACGCAGCAACTGGTGGTGATTTTAGAAATATTGTAGCTGGCAATACTTCTTTTATTCAAGCTGGTTTAGATAATACAGATGATGTAGGTAATATTTTATTTACTGGTAGAAATGGTAATACTCTTAATTCTTTAAGAGTAAGATACCAAAATATAGATAGAGATATATATCATACAGGAAACTTTCCTACTTCTGATTTTGCAACAGCAGCGCAAGGTGTCAAAGCTGATAATTCAATCCAATATGGTGATAAGAATACTAACTCACTTAGTGGAGCTATAACACCAGATTTTGCAGCAAACAAAGCTAATCTACTGGATAATGTTGATTTAAATACAGCTACTAGAGCTGGTTGGTATTTTGTCAATGGTGGTGCAAATAGACCTAATCCGGCTTCAACATTATATTACTTACAAGTTTCAACCTATGCTAACCTTAACTGTGTACAAGTAGCTTACCCTTATGGTCATAGTAGTGTAGGAAGAGATATTTGGTATAGAACATTATTTCAAGGTTCTTGGCTTACTTGGAAAAAAGTAAGTACTTCTGATGAAGTTGCAACAACAGCGCAAGGAACGAAAGCTGACAACTCTGTTCAAAAAACAGGACAAACTACTCAATCGATAGAAGGAAATTTAAGTGTTGGTGGAAACGTTACTGGAAATAAATTAATATCTACCGAACTAGATGTATTTGCAGAAAACCTACCTACTAAAATAGGTAGGTCTGCTAGTCAACATATAGCGATACAAGGAGATTCTACTGGTAACTACTTAACAGGTGTAGGTAATAAAAACACCATTTTTCAAAGAGATGGTTATGCTAGAATGGTTTTTAGAATTGATGGTGTCCAATTCAGCACAAACTCTAATACATCCAGATACGACTTATTTATTAATGAAAGTGATGGTTTTGTAGGAATAAATAATGAAACACCTAATGAAAGATTAGATGTTATAGGTAATGTAAAAGCCACCAACTTTATAGGTAACGGTTCTCAATTAACAGGGGTGGCGACAGCAGCACAAGGTGTTAAAGCTGATAATGCTATACCGAAAGCTGATGTTAGCCAAAACAGATTTGGAACCTCAACAACTAAAGTTGTATCTGAAAATGCCTTAAGATTAACCAATGAATACACAGAGTTTGTTGATGCTAGGGTTGATTATGTTGAAGATGATTTATTAGACGCAACACAAGATATAGATGCAATATTCAATCAAAATAGTACACAACAAACTAGTATCAATTCTAATACTAATAGAATAACTACACTAGAAAATAATCAAGTAACCGATAGCGACTTGAATGCTCAAATTGGGCGTATCAATAATATTGAAGTAACAATGGCTAGAAGGCTTAGATGGTTTAATAACCATACCACTTCTTTGACCTATACTACTGATGCTTCTGATAGATTTAAAACAGTAATAATTGGTGATGCTGGTACACCTAATGTAAATAAAGTAATTATAACTAATGCTTGTTTACAGTCTACAGAAGATAGGGTTGAATTTGAAATTATTGGTGATAATCAAGTAACGTTTGAAAGTGAGAGCGGTGTTTCATTAAAACATAATAGCAAACTCACTAATAAGTCAGATGGTGTAAATGCTAGGATAGTTGTAGAAAAAGGATTTGAAAAAACAGAAATTTTACCAGATGGTACATCTTGGTATTTTAGAAATTACTTCAAGTTATCCGGTGATTTAGAACCAATACCTACAACGGGAACTGGTGGAACACCTACAACCTATTCCAGAATATTAGCTAGAAATGTCAATCAACAAAACGCTTGTGACTTTGTATCAAGTAGTACCTACTACTTAGACCAAAATAGTTTCAGTTCAGCAACCTTTATTTATTCTGATGCAAATGCTAATACTGCAGCACCAGTAGGATATTATACAGATGGAAACATAAATAGATATTGGGACGGTTCAACTTTAGGAATAGATAATTTTTGTAGTACGAACACAGGTGGTGTTGGATTTGAATAA
- a CDS encoding Hpt domain-containing protein, translated as MSKNDILELEQLRESFGDDPETFVAVLEMFMQEVPMDYDDLISKMGQEDYYASGLLAHKVKSSYRMLGMEKETLLLQEIEDRAKRKENTHEIPVLFKQFQDGYEEGLKLIMRTIKHLKKKI; from the coding sequence ATGAGCAAGAACGATATACTTGAATTAGAACAGTTGCGGGAATCCTTTGGTGATGATCCTGAAACTTTTGTTGCGGTACTGGAAATGTTCATGCAAGAAGTTCCCATGGATTATGACGACCTCATAAGCAAAATGGGTCAGGAAGATTATTATGCCTCTGGTTTGCTTGCCCACAAAGTCAAAAGCAGCTACCGCATGCTGGGCATGGAAAAGGAAACGTTGTTGCTACAAGAAATTGAGGATAGGGCAAAACGTAAGGAGAACACTCACGAGATTCCAGTGCTCTTTAAACAATTTCAAGATGGTTATGAAGAAGGTTTAAAACTGATCATGCGCACCATTAAGCATCTTAAAAAGAAGATATAA
- a CDS encoding prolyl oligopeptidase family serine peptidase — protein MRIIKLCCIAMIYIAFAKANSQEKLSYQQPSEEIMKLVDYDRPPSALIDEKAENLILLYRDTYKSIADLSEEEMRLGGLRINPKTNIGSRTTFYDKVAIQKVGSKEVKPVTGLPAKPKLSNVNWSPDESMIAMTHTTSNGTEVWVLDIATASARKLTDDTVNANMGNPIDWFEDGKSLMVKMLAENRQPLIDTSVAIPEGPTISTSDGSKAQNRTYQDLLKNPADEHNFEQLALSKLVKVNLDGTATDFLPGAMYTGVSFSPDGSHVMVSQLQKPFSYIVTYGRFPQKSTVYDAAGNLVTVVNEVPLIEEMPQGFMAEREGKRNMSWRADKPHTLMYAEVLDGGDPEREVPYRDIVYSWEAPFNDSTATELLKTKDRFSGILFGDDNTAIAYDYWWNTRNTRTYVFDPSDNTVEPKVIFDRSYQDVYSDPGNFVTTKNEYGNSVLKLNGSNVYLMGDGYSDKGQFPFVDQMNLNAATTKRLYESAYTDKKETLVEALDMDKGKILVRIEGPTEYPNYYIRNIEKKNKLDQISFFENPFSGLQNVHKELITYKRDDGVDLSATLYLPPNYDMKKKEKLPMLVWAYPREYKDAASAGQNTQNPNEFIYPSYGSFVYWVMKGYAVLDDAAFPIIGEGDQEPNDTFIKQLVANGKAAIDAVDDMGYIDRNRVGVGGHSYGAFMTANLLAHSDLFAAGIARSGAYNRTLTPFGFQSEERNYWEAPDIYNTMSPFMNAEKVDEPILLVHGQADNNSGTYPLQSERYFNALKGLGATARLVMLPKESHGYAAKESILHVLWEQDQWLEKYVKNKTTTSNEMKTDAKMKG, from the coding sequence ATGAGAATAATAAAACTGTGTTGCATCGCGATGATTTATATCGCTTTCGCGAAAGCGAACTCACAAGAAAAACTATCCTATCAACAACCGTCTGAAGAGATCATGAAACTAGTGGACTATGATCGACCACCATCTGCACTCATTGATGAAAAGGCCGAAAACCTGATACTGCTGTATCGGGATACCTATAAATCCATTGCAGATTTGTCTGAAGAAGAAATGCGATTGGGCGGTCTACGAATCAACCCTAAAACCAATATAGGTAGTCGTACCACATTTTATGACAAGGTTGCGATTCAAAAAGTAGGCTCTAAAGAAGTAAAACCGGTAACGGGATTGCCTGCAAAACCCAAACTCTCTAACGTGAACTGGTCGCCAGATGAATCCATGATCGCCATGACGCATACTACGTCTAATGGTACTGAGGTTTGGGTACTGGATATTGCAACGGCAAGTGCCCGTAAATTGACAGATGATACCGTGAATGCCAATATGGGAAACCCTATTGACTGGTTTGAGGACGGTAAATCTCTCATGGTAAAAATGCTGGCAGAAAATCGTCAACCTCTAATCGATACCAGTGTCGCCATTCCAGAAGGTCCTACGATCTCTACCAGTGATGGATCTAAAGCCCAGAATAGAACCTATCAGGATCTTTTGAAAAACCCGGCAGACGAGCACAATTTTGAGCAGCTTGCACTTAGCAAATTGGTTAAAGTTAACCTTGACGGCACCGCGACAGATTTTTTGCCAGGTGCTATGTACACAGGCGTGAGCTTTTCACCAGATGGTTCTCACGTGATGGTTTCCCAGTTGCAAAAACCGTTTTCCTATATAGTGACTTACGGCAGGTTCCCACAAAAATCTACCGTTTATGATGCGGCTGGAAATTTGGTAACGGTCGTGAATGAAGTACCACTCATAGAAGAGATGCCTCAAGGATTCATGGCAGAACGTGAAGGGAAACGCAACATGAGCTGGCGAGCAGATAAACCTCATACTTTAATGTATGCAGAGGTTCTGGATGGTGGCGATCCAGAAAGAGAAGTTCCTTATCGTGATATTGTTTACAGTTGGGAAGCTCCTTTTAATGATAGCACAGCTACAGAGTTGCTTAAGACTAAAGACCGTTTTTCGGGAATTCTGTTTGGTGATGACAATACAGCGATCGCTTATGATTATTGGTGGAATACAAGAAATACGAGAACCTATGTTTTTGATCCATCAGACAACACGGTTGAACCTAAGGTGATTTTTGACCGCAGTTATCAAGATGTGTATTCAGACCCTGGTAATTTTGTTACCACTAAAAATGAATACGGCAACAGTGTCCTAAAACTAAACGGTAGCAATGTTTATTTAATGGGTGATGGCTACAGTGATAAAGGCCAATTCCCATTTGTGGATCAAATGAACCTGAACGCGGCAACTACTAAACGTTTATATGAATCTGCTTATACAGATAAAAAGGAAACGCTGGTGGAGGCGTTGGATATGGATAAAGGAAAAATTCTGGTAAGAATTGAAGGTCCTACAGAATATCCTAATTACTACATACGCAACATTGAAAAGAAAAATAAACTGGATCAAATCAGCTTTTTTGAGAATCCATTTTCTGGATTGCAAAATGTTCATAAAGAGCTGATTACTTACAAACGTGATGATGGTGTGGACTTGAGTGCGACTCTTTATCTACCACCTAATTATGACATGAAGAAAAAGGAGAAGCTTCCTATGCTGGTATGGGCTTATCCTCGTGAATATAAGGATGCAGCCAGTGCTGGTCAAAACACCCAAAACCCTAACGAGTTTATATACCCTAGCTACGGTAGTTTTGTGTACTGGGTCATGAAGGGTTATGCCGTGCTGGACGATGCTGCTTTCCCTATCATAGGTGAAGGTGATCAAGAGCCTAACGATACCTTTATCAAGCAATTAGTGGCAAACGGAAAAGCTGCCATAGATGCCGTGGATGACATGGGTTATATCGATAGAAATAGAGTAGGAGTTGGCGGCCACAGTTATGGCGCCTTCATGACCGCAAACCTACTTGCGCACTCTGATTTATTTGCCGCTGGTATCGCGAGATCAGGAGCCTATAATCGAACCTTGACACCTTTTGGTTTCCAGAGTGAGGAACGCAATTACTGGGAAGCACCAGACATTTATAACACGATGTCACCATTCATGAATGCAGAAAAAGTGGACGAGCCTATTCTATTGGTACACGGGCAGGCAGACAACAATAGTGGTACCTACCCATTGCAAAGTGAACGTTATTTCAACGCTTTGAAGGGATTAGGAGCCACGGCAAGGTTAGTGATGCTACCAAAGGAAAGCCACGGCTATGCGGCAAAAGAGTCCATTCTTCACGTGTTGTGGGAGCAAGACCAGTGGCTTGAAAAATACGTCAAGAACAAAACAACAACTTCTAACGAAATGAAAACAGATGCCAAGATGAAGGGATAA
- a CDS encoding DUF4268 domain-containing protein, giving the protein MFSKEEAKQVRQDFWTFFGKRFQRKWTLYNTKIKDVVLKFSMEDHRAMVSIDIEHDDEIFRHYYFEKFESFKSVMRDEVGDDLIFERDYLLESGKVISRIFVFMEGVKITRKTHWPEVYEFFYENMDKLEAFFWEYKDFIED; this is encoded by the coding sequence ATGTTTTCAAAGGAAGAAGCAAAACAGGTACGTCAGGATTTTTGGACGTTTTTCGGTAAGAGATTCCAGCGCAAGTGGACGTTGTACAATACCAAGATTAAGGATGTTGTCCTAAAGTTTTCTATGGAAGACCATCGTGCCATGGTTTCCATCGATATAGAGCACGACGATGAGATTTTTAGGCACTACTATTTTGAGAAGTTTGAGAGCTTTAAATCGGTTATGCGGGATGAAGTAGGTGACGACCTGATTTTTGAGCGGGATTACCTTTTAGAATCGGGTAAAGTGATCTCTAGGATTTTTGTTTTTATGGAAGGTGTCAAGATTACCAGAAAAACCCACTGGCCAGAAGTGTATGAATTCTTTTATGAGAATATGGATAAATTGGAAGCCTTTTTCTGGGAATACAAAGACTTTATAGAAGATTGA